From a single Bacillus gobiensis genomic region:
- a CDS encoding ABC transporter substrate-binding protein has protein sequence MKSKKYLPKILFSFIIILSFILGGCGQSTSGDKGNDSKGQKVSIALDSGVFSIPFRVAGDQGFFEKHGVNAEFSTYSFGIDTLNTVISKQADIGIAMDYAALTRLGKGDLKIISRFSLPNPSRSQFIVKDRINKPEDLKGKRLGVQNGTANEYIWARYLEKFNLKKSDVTFLPLTSTAEMYAAFERGEIDGAWFEGSFLARAKEVEETKVLNDLNDIDFAMRGYVVASEDFAQNKVAVKNILKALNEANPYIKEHPDHAADLAFKELKLPADKVQEELKKDWVFDIAFTQDDINHLQDILEWTQKNALIKEKFDIEDKTAIDPLKEEYPDKTKQLEK, from the coding sequence ATGAAATCAAAAAAATATCTTCCTAAAATTCTTTTTTCTTTCATAATCATTCTCTCATTTATTCTCGGTGGATGCGGTCAATCAACATCAGGGGATAAAGGAAATGATAGTAAAGGACAGAAAGTTTCTATAGCTCTGGATTCCGGTGTATTTTCAATTCCATTTCGTGTAGCGGGGGATCAAGGATTCTTTGAAAAACATGGGGTTAATGCGGAATTTTCTACTTATTCGTTTGGGATAGATACGTTAAACACTGTTATTTCGAAACAAGCTGATATTGGGATTGCAATGGACTACGCAGCATTAACCCGATTAGGAAAGGGAGATTTGAAAATTATTTCACGTTTTTCTTTACCTAATCCCAGTCGTTCACAATTCATTGTTAAAGATCGTATTAATAAACCAGAGGATTTGAAAGGCAAACGTTTAGGGGTACAAAACGGCACTGCAAATGAATACATTTGGGCAAGATATTTAGAGAAATTTAATTTGAAAAAAAGTGATGTAACGTTTTTACCATTGACCTCAACAGCAGAAATGTATGCAGCTTTTGAAAGAGGAGAGATAGATGGTGCCTGGTTTGAGGGTTCTTTTCTTGCCAGGGCTAAAGAGGTTGAAGAAACAAAAGTTTTGAATGACCTTAACGATATTGATTTTGCAATGAGGGGCTATGTAGTTGCTAGTGAAGATTTTGCACAAAATAAAGTAGCGGTTAAGAACATTTTGAAAGCTTTAAATGAAGCAAATCCATATATAAAGGAACACCCGGATCATGCAGCTGATTTAGCTTTTAAAGAATTGAAATTACCTGCAGATAAAGTTCAAGAAGAATTAAAAAAAGATTGGGTGTTTGATATTGCGTTTACTCAAGATGATATAAATCATTTACAAGATATTTTGGAATGGACTCAAAAAAACGCGTTAATAAAGGAAAAGTTTGATATTGAGGATAAAACCGCAATTGATCCTTTAAAGGAAGAATATCCAGATAAAACAAAGCAGCTTGAAAAATAA